In Solanum lycopersicum chromosome 5, SLM_r2.1, the following are encoded in one genomic region:
- the LOC101261332 gene encoding aspartic proteinase PCS1-like — protein MDSSSSKNFLLLFVTFLNFFNILLAKNTPFSMSFPLISTQLSHNSSSKALFLSSLMANSHQNRNTKIMPRVVPSLNYKSTFKYSMALIITLPIGTPPQNQQMVLDTGSQLSWIQCHKKIPKIPPPTTSFDPSLSSSFSVLPCSHPLCKPRIPDFTLPTSCDQNRLCHYSYFYADGTLAEGNLVREKITFSRSQSTPPLILGCATESDDAEGILGMNLGRFSFASQAKVQKFSYCVPIRQGNHTVKPTGTFYLGQNPNSHTFRYVNLLTFPQSQRMPNLDPLAYTVGMVGIKIGEKKLNISTRVFRPNAGGSGQTIVDSGTEYTFLVEEAYNKVREEIVRLVGRKMKRGYVFGDALDMCFDSVHSMEIGRLIGEMTLQFENGVEILINKERMLDEVEGGIHCVGIGRSESLGIASNIIGNFHQQNLWVEFDLRNRRVGFGKGECSTQV, from the coding sequence atggattcttcatcttcaaaaaattttcttctcctctttgtaacattcttgaattttttcaacattttattAGCAAAAAATACCCCTTTTTCTATGTCATTTCCTCTTATTTCAACACAATTatcacataattcatcatcTAAAGCTCTTTTTCTATCATCCCTTATGGCAAATTCTCAtcaaaatagaaatacaaaaattatgcCTAGAGTTGTTCCATCTTTGAATTACAAATCAACTTTTAAATATTCTATGGCTCTTATTATTACACTTCCTATAGGTACACCaccacaaaatcaacaaatggTTTTGGATACTGGTAGTCAACTTTCTTGGATTCAGTGTcataaaaaaattccaaaaataccCCCGCCAACGACGTCGTTTGATCCTTCTTTATCCTCTTCTTTTTCCGTCCTTCCTTGTAGTCATCCTTTGTGTAAGCCGCGAATTCCCGATTTTACCCTTCCAACGTCGTGTGACCAAAATCGATTGTGTCATTACTCGTATTTTTATGCTGATGGTACTCTGGCTGAGGGTAATCTTGTCCgtgaaaaaattacattttcaCGTTCCCAAAGTACCCCTCCTTTGATTCTTGGTTGCGCTACCGAGTCCGATGATGCtgagggtattttgggtatgaATCTTGGAAGGTTCTCATTTGCCTCCCAAGCCAAGGTACAAAAGTTCTCGTATTGCGTGCCGATTCGACAAGGTAACCATACGGTTAAACCTACCGGAACATTCTACCTAGGGCAAAACCCGAATTCACATACGTTTCGATACGTGAATTTATTGACTTTTCCTCAAAGTCAACGCATGCCTAATTTGGACCCCCTAGCATACACTGTCGGTATGGTAGGGATAAAAATTGgcgaaaagaaattaaatatctCTACAAGAGTTTTTCGGCCGAATGCTGGTGGTTCAGGTCAGACGATTGTCGATTCAGGCACGGAATACACTTTTTTGGTGGAAGAAGCGTATAATAAGGTGCGAGAAGAAATTGTTAGGTTAGTTGGTCGAAAAATGAAGAGAGGTTACGTGTTCGGTGATGCGCTCGACATGTGTTTCGATAGCGTCCATTCGATGGAAATTGGACGATTGATAGGTGAAATGACGTTGCAATTTGAAAATGGAGTTGAGATTTTGATCAATAAGGAAAGGATGTTAGATGAAGTGGAGGGTGGGATCCATTGTGTTGGGATCGGACGGTCAGAATCACTTGGTATTGCAAGTAATATTATTGGTAATTTTCATCAGCAAAATCTATGGGTAGAATTTGATTTGAGAAATCGAAGAGTGGGATTTGGAAAAGGTGAGTGTAGTACACAAGTGTAA